CTATAAAAACATTGGGCATTTCCACCGGCCAGTCCAGGACAAGTTGAGGTAAGTGAACCAGTCGCCCATCTCATAAAGACATTCTCAATCCTGATTTCATCTCCCCAGTTCCAAGTAAAGTCACCAATTCTAACTGGAACGTTTTGTGGCGGTCTTGAACCTTGAAATAGACAATCTGAATCCGTTCTAAGAAACTGACCATTAATAAAAATGTCATATTGGATATAAGTTGCCGATGCGTTGTTGGTTGATCCACTAAAAACGGCTGTAATTACACCATTGATAGGTGTCCCAATTGGAAAATCATCGGTTGGTAAAAAAGCAGATCCATCGCTTTTTCTGAATTCCAAACTTCCCACTGTAACATTTGCTTGGTTACAGGAAGGAAAACTGTTGGGATCTGACTGAGCAGAAACCAAAAATGAAGAGAAAACACCCGTTAAAAAAAACAGAATGCTTAACAATTTAACATACGTCTTCATAGCCTATTTGATTTATTTAAAACCATCGCTGGCTTTAAGTGATTTAAATTTTGAAGTGAGTTTCCGGAGTGAATACCATCAAGGAAAAAAATCTTTGCCTGAATTTCCGGAATATGGAATGCACAAAAAGCCTTTAGGAAATTTCCAGAAAGGCCTACCTTATACAAAATTTCTTTAATATTGGCACCTAAGTCTGCCAAACTTAATTGTAGATAACGTATCATATTCAGTCTATTTTAAAAATATTCTTTACCCTTTTGCATTGACCTGAATTAAATAGACTTATTCAAATCAACTAATTTGCTGTAAATATACATTTTTTTGTTTTTTAAAAACAAGTGTTTTCAAAAATATTTTCCAATGTATGGCTTTTTTTTGTATTTGAAATACTTTTTTTGCCATATAAAGTAATTACAAGGGCTTATCACACTTAATTTGGCTTGTTATAGCATCGATTTTAATGTCAATTTTAAAAGCAATCCCTATTTTCCACCAGGCCATTTGTCCTTCAACCGGCCTGTTCAAAAATGGTGAACAAACATCCGTATGCTTTAAATAAAAACCAAATAAATTATTGCAGTTCGTAGCTACGGTAAAAATCACACTTTTTTCTGAAATAATAAAAATTTTTTAAATGTTTTTTTTCTATTAACGGAATAAAATTCTTTAAACGAATTTTTTATAGTTGTGAAATGCAAAATTTTTGCTATACATTAAACAAATAAATTCTAATTTTTTTAAGGAAAATCATACAGGTATTCGTTTTCATCTATTGATCTTAAAATTTAGAGAGCTGTAAACCTACCTTAAGCAAAATAAAACCAGGGGTTTGTACCCTTAGCTATTGGTAGATTTTGGATATTGATTGAATTTAGATAATGATTGACATTGCTTAATCTTGGCGCATTGTTTTGGATTTATGCGAGCTGCTTTTTTATTTTTTTAGAGGACAGCTATAAATCTAACTTCAAAGTCGACTATCCAAAATAAGAAAGAGGCCAGTTTTGGAAAAACCGGCCCCCGAATAGAAAGATGGATTTTAATAATTCAAACAATCAGTATCATTTGCTGCTCAGCCTGAGCTCTGTTCTTCTGTTCTGCTGGTGCTGGGCCTCCGTGCAGTCGCCCGATGCGCAGTCCACCTTCGGACGGCTCTCCCCGAACCACCTGTGCTCCATCCTCGAGGACTCAACCCCGCGCTTCACCAGGTAGTCCATCACCGCCTGCGCCCTGCGCTCCGAAAGCCCCATGTTATAGGCATCGCTGCCCCTGTTGTCCGTATGCCCCTCGATGTACAGCCTCAGGTCCGTCTTCCTGTTCATCATCACTCCAACCCGCTCCAGCTCCTTCCTGTGCACCGGCCTGATGCCGCTCCTGTCAAAGTCAAAGTATACCGTCGGAAGGCCCGCCTCCTCTCCTATACGCTCAAGATATCCCGGAAGGTCGCATGGATCCACGCCCTCAGGAAGGTCATACTGCCTGTCCGTGTCAGGGAACGCCTCCAGTACCAGCTCGCTCCGCCTGTTCAGCTGGTGCTCCGTCTCAGGACAGGCGACCCCGTCACCGCAATCATTGACCAGCTTCTGCTCGCCGTGCCACTCCAGCCTCACCCTGCCCCCGTCAATGCCGTACCTTGAAAGGTAATCCCTTACCGAATTCGCCCTGCGCTCGCTCAGTTTACGGTTGTATTCCTCCGAAGCACGCGAATCCGTATGCGAGGACACCACCAGGTCCATGAAACCGTACCTGCCCATCAGCTCACCTATCCTGTCAAGGGCCGGCTCCGCGTCCTTCCTGATCTCCGACCTGTCAAGGTCATAGTAAACTATGTCCACATACACCGGCGTCCTGTAGGGGATCGGCGCCAGCACGTACTCCCGCTTCAGCGTGTCCGATTCCATGCCCCTCGTGCTCAGGCTACCGTCCGTCACAGGGAAGTAGCCCTTCCTGCTGATGCGCAGCACAAAGTCGCCATCAGGGTCAAGCTCCGCCGTCAGGATCCCCTCACGGGAAAGCTGTGCGCCTATGGTGCCGCCGCCCTGACGGGACAGTTCCCCGATGTAATCCGGAACCACGTTCCCGTCACAGTCCCGCACCCGCGCCTGAAGGATCCTGAACAGGTCCTCCACTGTATAAATATCGTCAAGGCCCATGCCGCCGTCCCTGTCCGTGGACAGGTAGCGCTTACCGTCACCCGCCACCACGAACGCAAAGTCGTCGCGGACACTGTTGTATGGAACACCCATGTTCACCACATTTTCTATCTTTCCGCTTTTATAGTCGGCCCTGAACACATCCATGCCCCCAAGGCCGCCGTGGCCCCTCGAAGAGAAGTAAAAACTGCCCCCGCTCCTTGAAGGATGGCTCTCGTTCTGCGCCGTGTTCACCCCGGGGCCCAGGTTCACCGGGGCCGAAAAGTTCATGTCCCCGTCATATTCCACATAGTACAGGTCAAAACCTCCCTGTCCCCCGGGCATGTCCGATGCAAAGTAGACACGCTTCGCCTCCGTGTCCACGAAGGGGTTCATCACCCCGTAGGACTGGTGGTCGTTGTAGGGAAAGGCCACGCTGCCCGTGATGTTGCCGTCCGCGTCTATCCTCCCGTAGTAGATCCCCGCGTGGTTCGTGATCTCGCGCGTGCCCTTCTGCCTGGTCTTCCCCACAAAGGCAGTATAGAAAACAAGCCCTCTGTCCGCCATCAGGGAAGGGTCGCTCACATGCAGCGCGCCCGCAAGGTCGGTCACCACAACAGCTGCCCCGCCGTCACCGTCCTTCCTGTATATCCTGTAAAACTCACGCTCGTTGTAGCTGCTGCGCTCCGTGCTGTAAATGTTGTTCTTCGCGTCAAGCCTGATCCCGGGACGGCGCGAAGCGTCACCAACAGTCCCCCGGTCGCTCGAAAAATACATGGCCCCGCTGCCGTCCAGCGAAGCACCGATATCGCTGCCACCGCTGTTCGCCCCCGCTACCGGAACCAGCTTCACCCGCGCAGGGCTTTCCATCAGCCTGCGCATCCCCGCAAGGTCAAGACCCGCAAAATCATATTCCGTATAGCCCCCGGATTGCAGAAGCCCGTCCACATCTTCCCAGCGCCCCGCCTGTATCGCAGACCTCAGGTACCTGCCGTAATCCTCCTTGCCCGAACCTTCATGGCCGACCGCTCTGCCCCACCATTCGTAGGACTCAGCATACATCCCCAGTTTGTCGTAGCTCTCCGCTAATTTCACCGCCGTGCCGTATTCCGCACGCCTCCCGTACGCTTCACGGTACGCCTCCGCAGCCCTTGCGTAATTCTCAAGCCCGTACTGCTTGTCCCCGTACCTCAGAAGACGAGCCTGTCCGTATATATCCGTGGACAGCAGCAGCAGCGCCGCCGCAAACAATATCTTTATCCTCTTTTTCATGATCAGAACCATCTTGGGTTTTTCAATTTAACATTTCTGGGCGAAAGATAATAACCCAAGGAAATCTCGTGCGAATTGTGCCTGTAATCCTGGAGCACGTTCAGGTTGTGGTCGTAGGCATAGCCCAGCCTGATGCTCTCCGTCGCAAATACCTCCACCAGAAACGCAACCGCGTTCCTGGTGCCCAGGTTAGGCTCCAGGTTCTCGTTCCAGATCTTCATGTTCGACCTGTACGATGCACCAAGCCACAGACGCTCCATGAACAAAAACATTCCGTTGATGTCATAGCTCGTCGGTGCTCCCTTAACCTCCCTGACCAGAAAGCTCGGCTTGAACTCAACCCTGTCGCTCACGGGGATCAGCGCCCCCGCGGTCAGGTAATAATGGTAATCGTGGAAACCCAGCGACAGGTCCTCGCGCTGAAGCACCCCCTTTCCTATCATGTTGAACGCACTGAAGCCCGCATAAAAACGCGCGTTGTGCCAGAAAATCCCCGCGTTCATGTTCGGCGTGACCATACGCTCCCTCCCCTCCGGAATGTTCGGGTCGTTCGGGTCGTTGAACCTCAGCAGGTCTCCGTCTATCATGTATTCCGAAAATCCTCCGCTGACCCCAAGGCTGAAAAAACTCTCGTCACCAACCTGCATCCTGTAGGCATAAGTGAAAAGTCCGCCCGTCGTCTTCGCAGGCCCGATCTGGTCGGTCATAAAGGAAACACCGAAACCCTGCATCCCCTCGTTCGCACTCAGGTCCGCGGTCACCGTAAAAGTCTTCGGAGCCCCGGGAAAATTCACCCACTGGCTCCTGTATGTGCTCTGTATATACCCCTGTGTCTTGTACCCCGCATATCCCGGATTGATATGCAGACCGTTGAACATGTACTGGCTGAACTGGGGCAGCTGCTGACCCGCAACCATCAGCGGAATAAACATTATTCCAGCTATCAAAATCCTAAAAATCCTTTCCATCTTGCTATTCGGTTTATTTGACTTGAAATCCTGACAGGTCACTGTAATTTTCCTGTCTAAAAATGAGGGGATCTTACATCTATTTATTTTTTCAGCTTTCCGTAATACTTCCTCATTCAATCGATTTTTAAATCCATGCTTTACATCATTTTTTACAAGTACCTGAGTATCAATTTTGCCAAATACTTATTTTTGCAGTAAACATACAGGTTTTTGTTTTTCATGTCAAGCAAAATGAAAAATTATTTTTATTTGTAAATCATTTTTTTTTATTTGAAATACATTTTTTAGGTTTTTTATATTGATTTTAGAAGGGAAATCATCAGGAAAACTTATTTATTGGATGTCTGACAGAAAAAATTTACAAGGAAGGATACAAAAAAATAAAGGAGCCTTTAGCTCCTTTTTGTTTTACTTAGTTTTTCACTTTTTACTTTTGTGAGGTATTCTTTGATTAACCTCATTCTTTGATTATCTCCCAAAATCCCTTGGGGAATAATCCTTTCCAAACTCCACTGCATAATCATTTTAATTTTGGGTGATGCAATTCTAACGGGTGAAAATTGCTAATGGTTTAAATTAAGCTTTACAATTTGCTGAAACTTTTTCACCTTTCAAAATATGTGCTTAATTTAATCATCTATAACACCTTTAATATTAAAATGATGGAACCGGAAAATATCGATATAAATGCCACGCTCATAGATCAGGTATTTGCCCTACAAAAAGAACAGGCCTTAAAAATGAGGAGCAGTACAGCCAATCTGCGCATAGCCTTATTGAAGAAATTATTGGATTGGATTACCAAGCATCAAGAAGATATCAGAAGAGCAATCTATGCGGATTTCAAAAAACCCTATCCTGAAATTGACATTTCGGAAATTTTTGTGGTCACCTCAGAAATAAAACATGCCATCAACCATCTGGAATCCTGGATGAAACCAAAAAAAGTGAGTACACCGCTTACCATGTTGGGCAGCAGTTCCTATATTCACTACGAACCTAAAGGCGTATGCTTGATCATTGCCCCATGGAATTACCCTTTTAA
This Cecembia calidifontis DNA region includes the following protein-coding sequences:
- a CDS encoding OmpA family protein: MKKRIKILFAAALLLLSTDIYGQARLLRYGDKQYGLENYARAAEAYREAYGRRAEYGTAVKLAESYDKLGMYAESYEWWGRAVGHEGSGKEDYGRYLRSAIQAGRWEDVDGLLQSGGYTEYDFAGLDLAGMRRLMESPARVKLVPVAGANSGGSDIGASLDGSGAMYFSSDRGTVGDASRRPGIRLDAKNNIYSTERSSYNEREFYRIYRKDGDGGAAVVVTDLAGALHVSDPSLMADRGLVFYTAFVGKTRQKGTREITNHAGIYYGRIDADGNITGSVAFPYNDHQSYGVMNPFVDTEAKRVYFASDMPGGQGGFDLYYVEYDGDMNFSAPVNLGPGVNTAQNESHPSRSGGSFYFSSRGHGGLGGMDVFRADYKSGKIENVVNMGVPYNSVRDDFAFVVAGDGKRYLSTDRDGGMGLDDIYTVEDLFRILQARVRDCDGNVVPDYIGELSRQGGGTIGAQLSREGILTAELDPDGDFVLRISRKGYFPVTDGSLSTRGMESDTLKREYVLAPIPYRTPVYVDIVYYDLDRSEIRKDAEPALDRIGELMGRYGFMDLVVSSHTDSRASEEYNRKLSERRANSVRDYLSRYGIDGGRVRLEWHGEQKLVNDCGDGVACPETEHQLNRRSELVLEAFPDTDRQYDLPEGVDPCDLPGYLERIGEEAGLPTVYFDFDRSGIRPVHRKELERVGVMMNRKTDLRLYIEGHTDNRGSDAYNMGLSERRAQAVMDYLVKRGVESSRMEHRWFGESRPKVDCASGDCTEAQHQQNRRTELRLSSK
- a CDS encoding PorP/SprF family type IX secretion system membrane protein, which produces MERIFRILIAGIMFIPLMVAGQQLPQFSQYMFNGLHINPGYAGYKTQGYIQSTYRSQWVNFPGAPKTFTVTADLSANEGMQGFGVSFMTDQIGPAKTTGGLFTYAYRMQVGDESFFSLGVSGGFSEYMIDGDLLRFNDPNDPNIPEGRERMVTPNMNAGIFWHNARFYAGFSAFNMIGKGVLQREDLSLGFHDYHYYLTAGALIPVSDRVEFKPSFLVREVKGAPTSYDINGMFLFMERLWLGASYRSNMKIWNENLEPNLGTRNAVAFLVEVFATESIRLGYAYDHNLNVLQDYRHNSHEISLGYYLSPRNVKLKNPRWF